In Amaranthus tricolor cultivar Red isolate AtriRed21 chromosome 3, ASM2621246v1, whole genome shotgun sequence, a single window of DNA contains:
- the LOC130808842 gene encoding alkane hydroxylase MAH1-like — protein sequence MWQFQITILFFLFLVLFHNLFCYKYRFPINWPLIGMLPALIKNIHRIHEAIINILELGDLTFLFKGPWFTNMDILATANPANVHHIMTKNFVNYPKGDKLKEILDALGDGIFNTDFKVWEYHRKLAKSLLGHPNFNHFLVKKTLEKVDNGLIPLLDHASNYAIEIDLQDLFARFTFDTICTIIMDHDPMSLSSNLPWVSSSKALDDIEEVFFYRHVVPRCVWKFQRWLNIGGEKKYKKACEILDSFIYKCINIKKEQLGNEKLSRQKEDDTVSIDLLTLYAQKNETCNDKFIRDTILNILIAGRDTTSVTLSWFFYLLLKNPKTASKIKEEVDSVILNSNNFKEVSLKLVYLHSALCETLRLYPPVVFQAKSPIKPDILPSGHHVHPNMQIVFDIYAMGRMKSIWGDDCNEFKPERWMTEKGKIKHEPSYKFLAFNAGPRTCLGKDMAFTQMKIVAATIIQNYVVEAVEGHHIVPNLSIILHMKYGFKVRIYRCS from the coding sequence ATGTGGCAATTTCAAATTACTATTCTCTTCTTTCTATTCCTTGTTCTATTTCACAATTTATTTTGCTACAAATATAGATTCCCTATAAATTGGCCTCTTATAGGTATGCTTCCTGCCctcataaaaaatattcatagaATTCACGAagctattattaatattttagaattaGGTGATTTAACCTTTCTTTTTAAGGGCCCATGGTTCACAAACATGGACATCCTAGCCACCGCAAATCCAGCTAATGTTCACCACATAATGACCaagaattttgttaattatcCCAAGGGCGACAAGTTAAAAGAAATACTTGATGCCCTCGGAGATGGGATTTTTAACACAGATTTTAAGGTATGGGAATATCATCGTAAACTGGCTAAATCTTTACTTGGTCACCCTAATTTCAATCATTTTTTGGTCAAAAAAACATTGGAAAAGGTGGACAATGGACTTATCCCACTCCTTGACCATGCTTCTAACTATGCTATAGAAATTGACTTGCAAGATTTATTTGCAAGGTTTACTTTTGATACTATATGCACCATAATCATGGACCATGATCCCATGTCTCTTTCAAGTAATTTGCCTTGGGTTTCCTCTTCAAAAGCCTTGGATGACATTGAGGAGGTGTTTTTCTATCGCCATGTAGTCCCTAGATGTGTTTGGAAGTTCCAAAGATGGTTAAATATAGGAGGAgagaaaaagtataaaaaagcTTGTGAAATCCTTGATAGTTTCATCTATAaatgtataaatataaaaaaagaacaATTGGGTAATGAGAAACTTTCTCGGCAAAAGGAAGATGATACGGTAAGTATTGATTTATTAACATTATATGCACAAAAAAATGAAACTTGCAATGATAAATTTATAAGGGATacgattttaaatattttgatagCAGGACGAGATACAACAAGTGTTACGCTATCTTGGTTCTTTTACCTTCTCttaaaaaatccaaaaactGCTTCTAAGATAAAAGAGGAAGTAGATAGTGTAATTTTAAATAGTAACAACTTTAAAGAAGTAAGTTTGAAGCTAGTTTATCTCCACAGTGCATTATGTGAAACATTACGATTATACCCTCCTGTCGTGTTCCAAGCAAAGTCCCCCATAAAACCAGATATCTTACCAAGTGGCCACCATGTACATCCAAACATGCAAATTGTATTTGACATATATGCAATGGGAAGGATGAAATCGATATGGGGAGATGATTGTAATGAATTTAAACCTGAGAGATGGATGACAGAAAAAGGAAAGATCAAGCATGAGCCTTCATACAAGTTTTTGGCATTTAATGCAGGACCACGGACTTGTCTAGGTAAAGATATGGCCTTCACCCAAATGAAAATTGTTGCAGCCACCATTATTCAAAACTATGTCGTAGAAGCTGTGGAAGGACATCATATTGTCCCCAATCTCTCTATTATTCTTCACATGAAATACGGTTTTAAGGTTAGAATATATCGTTGCTCAtaa